The proteins below come from a single Drosophila teissieri strain GT53w chromosome 3L, Prin_Dtei_1.1, whole genome shotgun sequence genomic window:
- the LOC122616315 gene encoding constitutive photomorphogenesis protein 10, which translates to MPARRSERIAAREEASAAPRNASNMRLVVRLRRVSDSSAQLDGPRGGRVPRGRGRRTTHLAAGQSAPLVAAARISERIAARVQQATATSPVAEATEGSPAQDANSPQSTRATGATGRQRRARRTYSTVVASSTNPDVGATVVRHVPPVHPTRPLPTSADSEWLQHHSLVQSLFRFESGIPTQGEPLTITRLRREISEFSTDQTEGCKVEMVGDNLFHWVATIPGPSETVYEGGRFRVEIVFPRNYPFQPPYVAFLTKTYHCNIAFSGRLCLDILSSKWSPALSASKVLISIMSLLADPNPNDPMEVGVADMFRRNRVLHDQHAREWTKKYAK; encoded by the exons ATGCCAGCACGACGTAGTGAAAGGATTGCGGCCCGTGAGGAAGCGAGTGCAGCCCCAAGAAACGCATCCAATATGCGGCTGGTGGTGCGACTTCGCCGTGTCAGCGATTCCAGTGCCCAGTTGGACGGACCTCGAGGTGGCCGGGTGcccaggggcaggggcaggcgAACCACTCATCTGGCAGCAGGTCAATCCGCACCG TTagtggcagcagcaagaaTAAGTGAGAGAATCGCAGCGCGTGTGCAGCAAGCTACAGCTACGAGTCCAGTTGCTGAGGCCACCGAAGGATCTCCTGCCCAGGATGCAAACTCCCCTCAGTCCACTAGGGCCACGGGAGCCACTGGTCGTCAACGCCGTGCCCGCAGAACGTACTCAACTGTAGTAGCCAGTTCTACGAATCCAGATGTTGGGGCCACTGTGGTGCGCCATGTTCCACCCGTCCACCCAACCAGACCTTTACCCACATCGGCTGACTCCGAGTGGTTGCAACATCATTCCCTGGTGCAAAGCCTGTTTCGCTTCGAGTCCGGGATACCCACCCAGGGTGAACCCCTCACCATCACTAGGCTGCGTCGCGAGATCTCCGAGTTCTCAACCGATCAAACGGAAGGGTGCAAGGTGGAGATGGTGGGCGATAATCTGTTCCACTGGGTAGCCACGATCCCCGGTCCCTCGGAAACGGTTTATGAAGGTGGCCGTTTCAGAGTGGAGATAGTCTTCCCCCGAAACTATCCATTCCAGCCGCCCTATGTTGCGTTCCTAACCAAGACTTACCATTGCAACATCGCTTTCTCCGGGCGCCTTTGCCTGGATATTCTCAGCTCCAAGTGGTCGCCAGCTCTGTCGGCTTCCAAGGTGCTCATCTCCATAATGTCCCTGCTGGCGGACCCGAACCCAAACGATCCTATGGAGGTGGGAGTCGCAGATATGTTCAGGCGAAACCGCGTGCTCCACGACCAGCATGCACGCGAGTGGACCAAAAAGTATGCCAAGTAG
- the LOC122617573 gene encoding uncharacterized protein LOC122617573 yields MDARIRRNEPISRDEVQRLLRNPSNKPHRMLLFLDTRFASEDMRTPGRVMPDIHIFSGPLVENLRPGPFVPSREHSWVYSGLMQQPIVSPAHPGRVRYTAVPQWSPPTRLGLGRNVTFPDDILDLILIVMVVNPEIDTLMRLDPIKAMSLLLRIANYFLN; encoded by the coding sequence ATGGACGCAAGAATTAGACGCAATGAACCTATTAGCCGTGACGAAGTGCAGCGGCTACTTAGAAACCCATCAAATAAACCCCACCGAATGCTCTTATTTCTGGACACAAGATTTGCTAGTGAAGACATGAGGACCCCCGGCCGTGTGATGCCTGACATTCACATCTTTTCCGGACCGTTGGTGGAAAATTTGAGACCTGGACCCTTTGTGCCGTCCAGGGAGCACTCTTGGGTTTACTCCGGCCTCATGCAACAACCCATAGTTAGCCCTGCCCATCCTGGACGAGTGCGCTACACTGCTGTGCCTCAATGGAGTCCTCCAACGCGTCTGGGACTGGGAAGAAACGTGACTTTTCCGGACGACATCTTGGACCTGATACTGATCGTCATGGTAGTTAACCCCGAAATCGACACCCTAATGCGCCTCGATCCCATTAAGGCCATGTCCCTGCTGCTGCGCATTGCCAACTACTTTCTCAACTGA
- the LOC122617702 gene encoding uncharacterized protein LOC122617702: MGARIRRNEPFTSDEVQRLLRNPSNKPHRMLLFLDTRFASEDIRTSGRVMPDIHIFSGPLVESLRYGPFLPVNLSKEHSWAYSVLMQQPIVRPAHPGRIRYTAVPQWSPPTRLGLGRNVIFPEDILGLILMAMIVNPEIDTLMRLDPIKAMSLLLRIANYFLN, translated from the coding sequence ATGGGCGCAAGAATTAGACGCAATGAACCTTTTACCAGTGACGAAGTGCAGCGTCTTCTTAGAAACCCATCAAATAAACCCCACCGAATGCTCTTATTTCTGGACACAAGATTTGCCAGTGAAGACATAAGGACCTCCGGCCGTGTGATGCCTGACATTCACATCTTTTCCGGACCGTTGGTGGAAAGTTTGAGATACGGACCCTTTTTGCCGGTGAATCTGTCCAAGGAGCACTCTTGGGCTTACTCCGTACTCATGCAACAACCCATAGTTCGCCCTGCCCATCCTGGACGAATTCGCTACACTGCTGTGCCTCAATGGAGTCCTCCAACGCGTCTCGGACTGGGAAGAAACGTGATTTTTCCGGAGGACATCTTGGGACTGATACTAATGGCCATGATAGTTAACCCCGAAATCGACACCCTAATGCGCCTCGATCCCATTAAGGCCATGTCCCTGCTGCTGCGCATTGCAAACTACTTTCTCAACTGA
- the LOC122616313 gene encoding dendritic arbor reduction protein 1, translating to MHTDIIIGDQFAANNNYWVMQSPELDYRHELMGRLHKIEPADVELEVLAAAAAAANNNNNNTSSSNNNHSSNSSSNNSNGSQTPTGNNNSSNNSLATGGHQHHQFHHHLHHHHSHQHHHQHHHLHQHHSHSLQSGESGASEAWPHLTAPSYASDVAHAQQQQLQPAGSPNSNSNGAYGCAPLYDGAPYEVALGYGGAVVASTGGATSSDKEYLYETKNKEALYADPLDDPYQRPVLWDDITTSIQNIDPENALMLSSTGSSNNNGSSNSGNSSSNTAESATSQLPQVKMEAIDESLLETFSTPLLSPLEIKTEKQQRQQQHHQHQQQQQQQQQQQHQQQHQQQYQQQHYQQHYQQQQHLYQHHPSLALSGLPPAVEVVELQLQQQQQQHQQQQHLQHNNSSSSSPKLATPGDSGGNTSSYQQQYASQLVSGSGGGYLNGSSGNSYGYSWHSSQSFHTKYQIHPPSAAASATASATATPTAQLGAQQQQHQQQQQQLQQLCPPAAPSTPSASSSSISSSSASSASRHMFVPPLTPPSSDPGSPGSSMVAAAAAAAAQRRTTPPPPYQQGHVLGHINPPPTLQLLGGAATGSNSSCTTTLTTLTPASAIQQQQQQPQQQQVPQQQPPPTPRSSGGGRRGRHSHHQPGTAAHIASLMSVRTVRYNRRNNPELEKRRIHHCDFVGCSKVYTKSSHLKAHQRIHTGEKPYTCQWPECEWRFARSDELTRHYRKHTGAKPFKCIVCERSFARSDHLALHMKRHLPKNK from the exons TCCCCGGAACTGGActatcggcacgagctgatGGGTCGTCTGCATAAAATCGAGCCCGCCGATGTTGAGCTTGAGGTTCTGGCAGCGGCCGCGGCAgctgccaacaacaacaacaacaataccagcagcagcaataacaaccacagcagcaacagcagcagcaacaacagcaacggcagccaAACACCcaccggcaacaacaacagcagcaacaacagcttgGCAACCGGAGGCCATCAGCATCATCAGTTCCAccaccacctgcaccaccaTCACTcccatcagcaccaccaccagcaccatcaTCTGCACCAGCACCACTCGCACAGCCTCCAAAGTGGCGAAAGTGGTGCATCGGAGGCGTGGCCCCACCTCACCGCCCCCTCGTACGCCAGCGATGTTGCAcatgcgcagcagcagcaactccagccCGCCGGATCGCCGAATTCCAACTCAAACGGAGCCTACGGCTGTGCACCACTCTACGATGGAGCGCCCTACGAAGTGGCACTCGGCTACGGTGGTGCGGTGGTTGCGTCAACGGGTGGTGCGACTTCCAGCGACAAGGAGTATCTATATG aaaccaaaaacaaagagGCTCTCTACGCCGATCCGCTGGACGATCCCTACCAGCGACCCGTGCTCTGGGACGATATTACAACCTCAATCCAAAATATCGATCCGGAGAACGCGCTCATGCTGAGCAGcactggcagcagcaacaacaatggcagcagcaacagcggcaacagcagcagcaacacggcCGAATCTGCAACATCGCAGCTGCCGCAGGTCAAGATGGAGGCGATCGATGAGAGTCTGCTCGAGACATTCTCGACCCCATTGCTCAGTCCCCTAGAGATAAAGACCgagaagcagcagcgacaacagcagcaccaccaacaccagcagcagcagcaacaacagcagcagcagcaacaccagcagcaacatcagcagcaataccagcagcaacactatCAGCAAcattatcagcagcagcagcacttgtACCAGCATCATCCCAGCCTGGCGCTGTCTGGCTTGCCACCCGCTGTCGAGGTGGTggagttgcaactgcagcagcaacagcagcagcatcagcagcagcagcatctgcagcacaacaacagcagcagcagcagccccaaGCTGGCGACCCCCGGCGACAGCGGCGGCAACACCTCCTCCTATCAGCAACAGTACGCATCTCAATTGGTCTCCGGATCGGGCGGCGGCTATCTCAACGGTAGCAGCGGCAACTCCTACGGCTACAGCTGGCACAGCAGTCAG TCTTTCCAcaccaaataccaaatacaCCCGCCATCAGCCGCCGCTtcggccaccgcctccgccactgccacgcccacagctcAACTCGGTgctcaacagcaacaacatcagcagcagcagcaacagctgcagcagttgTGTCCCCCCGCGGCGCCCAGCACTCCCTcggcctcctcctcgtccatttcctcgtcctccgcctcctccgccagtCGCCATATGTTCGTGCCACCCTTGACCCCGCCCAGTTCGGATCCCGGAAGTCCTGGCAGCTCGATGGTggccgcagcagctgccgcagccgCCCAACGCCGCACCACCCCACCGCCGCCCTATCAGCAAGGTCATGTGCTGGGCCACATCAACCCGCCGCCCACGCTGCAACTTTTGGGTGGTGCAGCCAcgggcagcaacagcagttgcACCACCACTCTGACCACCCTAACACCCGCCAGTGccattcagcagcagcagcaacaaccacagcagcaacaggtgccacagcaacagccaccGCCCACCCCCCGCTCTTCGGGGGGCGGGAGGCGTGGCCGGCACTCGCACCACCAACCGGGAACGGCGGCTCACATCGCCAGTTTGATGAGCGTGCGAACGGTGCGCTACAACCGCCGCAATAATCCCGAGCTGGAAAAGCGGCGCATACACCACTGTGATTTTGTTG GTTGTTCCAAGGTGTACACAAAGAGCTCTCATCTGAAGGCCCATCAAAGGATACACACGG GTGAGAAGCCGTACACCTGCCAGTGGCCGGAATGCGAGTGGAGATTCGCCAGGTCCGACGAGCTGACCAGGCACTACCGCAAGCACACGGGGGCCAAACCCTTCAAGTGCATCGTGTGCGAGAGGAGCTTCGCGAGGAGCGATCACCTGGCGCTGCACATGAAGCGCCACTTGCCCAAGAACAAATGA